Proteins from one Nitrososphaera sp. genomic window:
- a CDS encoding YkgJ family cysteine cluster protein, translated as MNSRKSHESSPPAFQCVKGCSDCCIEREYFPTEQFGRIGVLLLPNEKTAIEAEAERLGMTVRIIPRLAVIPGRAGSGEPEILAFQMMGERGDGRLCPFLDTASAERSPHGGYKCRIYKDRPLACRAYPLLSIGQKGTIETAELDEHCAFCKQSGTSRANLAGLERERESLAIIQSTVTAKENDTILRYATATGDEGVSMLPEGWVVE; from the coding sequence TGAACTCACGCAAAAGTCATGAGTCATCGCCGCCCGCGTTCCAGTGCGTCAAAGGATGCTCCGACTGCTGCATAGAGCGCGAGTACTTTCCGACCGAGCAGTTTGGAAGGATTGGCGTTCTCTTGCTCCCCAATGAAAAGACCGCCATTGAGGCGGAGGCAGAAAGACTCGGAATGACAGTCAGGATTATTCCGAGGCTCGCCGTTATCCCAGGCCGGGCAGGTTCCGGCGAACCGGAGATTCTTGCTTTTCAAATGATGGGCGAAAGAGGCGACGGGAGGCTCTGCCCCTTCCTCGACACGGCCAGCGCCGAGCGCTCACCTCACGGCGGCTACAAGTGCAGGATTTACAAGGACCGCCCGCTTGCGTGCAGGGCGTACCCGCTCCTCTCGATTGGACAAAAGGGAACCATTGAAACGGCAGAGCTCGACGAGCATTGCGCGTTCTGCAAACAAAGCGGTACGAGCAGGGCCAACCTCGCAGGACTAGAGCGCGAGCGAGAGTCGCTTGCCATTATCCAATCCACCGTTACTGCCAAAGAAAACGACACGATTTTGAGGTACGCCACCGCAACAGGCGACGAAGGCGTTTCAATGCTACCCGAAGGCTGGGTCGTCGAGTAG
- a CDS encoding DUF504 domain-containing protein, translated as MGRKGVLEEVLSRAMHADDPSLYTVTYRNFESLLEIPLAEFIELSENFSTIPASRIYKVKRQDKVLYSKATR; from the coding sequence ATGGGCAGAAAGGGCGTACTTGAGGAGGTACTGAGCCGGGCCATGCATGCAGACGATCCGTCGCTCTACACCGTAACATATCGTAATTTTGAGAGCCTGCTTGAAATCCCGCTTGCCGAGTTTATCGAGCTTTCTGAAAACTTTTCAACGATTCCCGCCAGCAGGATCTATAAGGTAAAGCGGCAGGATAAAGTCCTGTACAGCAAGGCCACGCGCTAA